One window from the genome of Nicotiana tomentosiformis chromosome 5, ASM39032v3, whole genome shotgun sequence encodes:
- the LOC138892193 gene encoding uncharacterized protein produces MVAYALSRKAKSMGNLPFISAEKRPLALDIQCLPNRLVRLDISEPSRVLARVVSQSLLFKRIKARQYDNLHLLVHIETVLQGGSKEVTIGDDGVLRLQGCLYIPNVDGLRETILDEAHSSRLTKSAHFIQVVTTYSSERLAQIYIQEIVRLHGVPVSIISDRGL; encoded by the exons atGGTTGCgtatgccttgagcagaaaggctaaGAGTATGGGTAACTTgccattcatttcagcagagaagaggccattggctttggacattcaatgCTTacctaacagacttgtgaggttggatatttcagagcccagtcgagttcttgcacgTGTTGTATCTCAGTCTTTATTATTCAagcggatcaaggctcgtcagtacgatAATCTGCACTTGTTAGTTCATATAGAGACGGTGCTACAaggtggttccaaggaggttactatcggtgatgatggtgttctgcgactccaaggATGCTTATAtattcctaatgtcgatggcctGAGGGAGACAATTCTAgatgaggctcacagttcacg GCtcaccaagtcggcacactttattcagGTTGTGACTACGTACTCCTCAGAGAGATTGGcgcagatttacattcaggagattgtccggttgcatggtgtgcctgtttccatcatttcagatagaggccttTAG